In a single window of the Desulfuromonas sp. TF genome:
- a CDS encoding (2Fe-2S)-binding protein, giving the protein MVTKRRKKSVSRDVRFFVNGTPVVLEIGSQPHQLETSHTLAHTLRETLGLVGTKVTCDNGACGSCTVLMDGKAVLSCMTLTIECQGKSITTIEGLRDFETGRLDPLQQSFIDHTAFQCGFCTPGMILSAKALLNENPSPREEEVKEALSGNFCRCISHYQVVRAVMAVAEDGSEK; this is encoded by the coding sequence ATGGTGACGAAGAGAAGGAAAAAATCCGTAAGCAGGGACGTCCGTTTTTTCGTCAACGGAACACCCGTGGTATTGGAGATCGGCAGCCAGCCCCATCAGCTGGAAACATCGCACACTCTGGCCCATACCCTGAGAGAGACACTGGGCCTGGTCGGCACCAAGGTGACTTGCGACAACGGGGCTTGCGGATCCTGCACCGTTCTTATGGATGGGAAGGCGGTCCTTTCCTGCATGACCCTGACGATCGAGTGCCAGGGGAAGAGTATAACGACCATCGAGGGGCTGCGTGATTTCGAGACCGGTCGTCTCGACCCCCTGCAGCAGTCTTTCATCGATCATACGGCTTTTCAGTGCGGCTTTTGCACGCCGGGGATGATTCTGAGCGCAAAGGCGCTCCTCAACGAAAATCCATCCCCAAGGGAAGAAGAGGTGAAAGAGGCTCTGTCCGGAAACTTCTGTCGCTGCATCAGCCATTACCAGGTGGTCAGGGCCGTCATGGCAGTCGCGGAAGATGGGAGCGAGAAATGA